A DNA window from Corvus hawaiiensis isolate bCorHaw1 chromosome 11, bCorHaw1.pri.cur, whole genome shotgun sequence contains the following coding sequences:
- the PXK gene encoding PX domain-containing protein kinase-like protein isoform X6, with translation MAFMEKPPPGKVLLDDTVPLTAQIEASQSLHSHTEYIIRVQRGVSTENSWQIVRRYSDFDLLNNSLQISALSLPLPPKKLIGNMEREFIAERQKGLQAYLDVITTHHILSNCELVKKFLDPNSYSVNYTEIALQHVSMFFRSEPKWEVVEPLKDIGWRIRKKYFLMKIKNQPKERLVLSWADLGPDKYLSDRDLQYAVKLLSSCSHPYIYKITFATANESSALVIRPFSEKGTLKDLIYKAKPKDPFLKKYCNPKKIQGLELQQIKTYGRQILEVLKFLHEKGFPYGHLHSANVMLDGDTCKLLDLENSLLGLPSFYRSYFSQFRKINTLEGVDVHCFGHLLYEMTYGRPPDTIPVESFPPAPSVFVVSVLESILTCEALKNGMPAVSRLLQMPLFSDVLLTNSEKPQFKIPTKLKEALKISKECIEKRLTEEQKLIHQHRRLTRAQSHHGSEEEKKKRKILARKKSKRSANESGEEHSAKYSNSNNSAGSGASSPLTSPSSPTPPSTAELDD, from the exons GAATACATAATCCGTGTCCAGAGAGGAGTTTCAACAGAAAACAGTTGGCAG attgTGAGGCGATATAGTGACTTTGACTTACTGAATAACAGCCTGCAG ATCTCAGCTCTAAGTCTACCTCTTCCTCCAAAAAAGTTGATTGGAAATATGGAGCGTGAATTCATCGCTGAAAGACAGAAGGGACTCCAGGCCTATCTGGATGTAATTACTACCCATCACATACTGTCTAACTGTGAACTGGTAAAGAAATTCTTGGACCCAAACAGCTATTCTGTAAATTACACTG aaattgCCTTACAGCATGTTTCAATGTTCTTCCGATCAGAGCCAAAGTGGGAGGTAGTTGAACCATTAAAAGATATAG GTTGGCGAATACGTAAGAAGTAtttcttaatgaaaattaaGAATCAACCAAAGGAACGGCTAGTGTTAAGCTGG GCTGATCTTGGCCCTGATAAGTACTTGTCTGACAGAGACTTACAGTATGCTGTGAAActtctttcttcctgttct CATCCCTATATTTACAAAATCACTTTTGCCACTGCCAATGAATCTTCAGCGCTGGTTATTAGACCATTCAGTGAAAAAGGGACACTAAAGGACCTTATTTATAAG GCAAAGCCAAAAGATCCATTCCTGAAGAAGTACTGCAATCCTAAAAAAATTCAAGGTCTTGAActtcagcaaataaaaacatatgGAAGGCAAATATTAGAG gtattaAAATTCTTGCATGAGAAAGGATTTCCTTATGGCCATCTTCACTCTGCCAATGTGATGCTGGATGGGGATACCTGCAAGTTACTGGATCTAGAAAATTCCTTGTTGGGACTTCCATCATTTTATCGATCATACTTTTCACAGTTTCGGAAAATTAAT ACTTTAGAGGGTGTTGATGTTCATTGCTTTGGACACTTACTGTATGAAATGACCTATGGAAGACCCCCAGACACGATTCCAGTGGAGAGCTTCCCCCCTGCTCCATCAGTGTTTGTTG TGTCAGTGTTGGAGTCCATTCTGACTTGTGAAGCTCTGAAGAATGGGATGCCAGCTGTCTCACGGCTCTTACAGATGCC ATTATTCAGTGATGTCCTGCTAACAAACTCCGAGAAACCACAGTTTAAG ATTCCTACTAAGCTAAAAGAGGCATTGAAAATCTCCAAGGAATGCATAGAAAAGCGATTaacagaagaacagaaattG ATTCACCAGCACAGAAGGCTGACAAGAGCTCAATCTCATCATGgctctgaagaagaaaaaaagaaaaggaagatctTGGCACGAAAA AAGTCAAAACGCTCTGCCAATGAAAGTGGGGAAGAACACTCAGCCAAATACAGCAACTCAAATAACTCAG CAGGCTCTGGGGCGAGTTCCCCTTTAACATCTCCATCATCCCCCACTCCACCCTCCACAGCAG AACTGGATGATTGA
- the PXK gene encoding PX domain-containing protein kinase-like protein isoform X4 — MAFMEKPPPGKVLLDDTVPLTAQIEASQSLHSHTEYIIRVQRGVSTENSWQIVRRYSDFDLLNNSLQISALSLPLPPKKLIGNMEREFIAERQKGLQAYLDVITTHHILSNCELVKKFLDPNSYSVNYTEIALQHVSMFFRSEPKWEVVEPLKDIGWRIRKKYFLMKIKNQPKERLVLSWADLGPDKYLSDRDLQYAVKLLSSCSHPYIYKITFATANESSALVIRPFSEKGTLKDLIYKAKPKDPFLKKYCNPKKIQGLELQQIKTYGRQILEVLKFLHEKGFPYGHLHSANVMLDGDTCKLLDLENSLLGLPSFYRSYFSQFRKINTLEGVDVHCFGHLLYEMTYGRPPDTIPVESFPPAPSVFVVSVLESILTCEALKNGMPAVSRLLQMPLFSDVLLTNSEKPQFKIPTKLKEALKISKECIEKRLTEEQKLIHQHRRLTRAQSHHGSEEEKKKRKILARKKSKRSANESGEEHSAKYSNSNNSGSGASSPLTSPSSPTPPSTAGIKFTASDLLPIPFNTLF; from the exons GAATACATAATCCGTGTCCAGAGAGGAGTTTCAACAGAAAACAGTTGGCAG attgTGAGGCGATATAGTGACTTTGACTTACTGAATAACAGCCTGCAG ATCTCAGCTCTAAGTCTACCTCTTCCTCCAAAAAAGTTGATTGGAAATATGGAGCGTGAATTCATCGCTGAAAGACAGAAGGGACTCCAGGCCTATCTGGATGTAATTACTACCCATCACATACTGTCTAACTGTGAACTGGTAAAGAAATTCTTGGACCCAAACAGCTATTCTGTAAATTACACTG aaattgCCTTACAGCATGTTTCAATGTTCTTCCGATCAGAGCCAAAGTGGGAGGTAGTTGAACCATTAAAAGATATAG GTTGGCGAATACGTAAGAAGTAtttcttaatgaaaattaaGAATCAACCAAAGGAACGGCTAGTGTTAAGCTGG GCTGATCTTGGCCCTGATAAGTACTTGTCTGACAGAGACTTACAGTATGCTGTGAAActtctttcttcctgttct CATCCCTATATTTACAAAATCACTTTTGCCACTGCCAATGAATCTTCAGCGCTGGTTATTAGACCATTCAGTGAAAAAGGGACACTAAAGGACCTTATTTATAAG GCAAAGCCAAAAGATCCATTCCTGAAGAAGTACTGCAATCCTAAAAAAATTCAAGGTCTTGAActtcagcaaataaaaacatatgGAAGGCAAATATTAGAG gtattaAAATTCTTGCATGAGAAAGGATTTCCTTATGGCCATCTTCACTCTGCCAATGTGATGCTGGATGGGGATACCTGCAAGTTACTGGATCTAGAAAATTCCTTGTTGGGACTTCCATCATTTTATCGATCATACTTTTCACAGTTTCGGAAAATTAAT ACTTTAGAGGGTGTTGATGTTCATTGCTTTGGACACTTACTGTATGAAATGACCTATGGAAGACCCCCAGACACGATTCCAGTGGAGAGCTTCCCCCCTGCTCCATCAGTGTTTGTTG TGTCAGTGTTGGAGTCCATTCTGACTTGTGAAGCTCTGAAGAATGGGATGCCAGCTGTCTCACGGCTCTTACAGATGCC ATTATTCAGTGATGTCCTGCTAACAAACTCCGAGAAACCACAGTTTAAG ATTCCTACTAAGCTAAAAGAGGCATTGAAAATCTCCAAGGAATGCATAGAAAAGCGATTaacagaagaacagaaattG ATTCACCAGCACAGAAGGCTGACAAGAGCTCAATCTCATCATGgctctgaagaagaaaaaaagaaaaggaagatctTGGCACGAAAA AAGTCAAAACGCTCTGCCAATGAAAGTGGGGAAGAACACTCAGCCAAATACAGCAACTCAAATAACTCAG GCTCTGGGGCGAGTTCCCCTTTAACATCTCCATCATCCCCCACTCCACCCTCCACAGCAG GCATCAAGTTTACAGCATCTGATTTACTTCCTATTCCTTTTAACACACTCTTTTAA
- the PXK gene encoding PX domain-containing protein kinase-like protein isoform X1: MAFMEKPPPGKVLLDDTVPLTAQIEASQSLHSHTEYIIRVQRGVSTENSWQIVRRYSDFDLLNNSLQISALSLPLPPKKLIGNMEREFIAERQKGLQAYLDVITTHHILSNCELVKKFLDPNSYSVNYTEIALQHVSMFFRSEPKWEVVEPLKDIGWRIRKKYFLMKIKNQPKERLVLSWADLGPDKYLSDRDLQYAVKLLSSCSHPYIYKITFATANESSALVIRPFSEKGTLKDLIYKAKPKDPFLKKYCNPKKIQGLELQQIKTYGRQILEVLKFLHEKGFPYGHLHSANVMLDGDTCKLLDLENSLLGLPSFYRSYFSQFRKINTLEGVDVHCFGHLLYEMTYGRPPDTIPVESFPPAPSVFVVSVLESILTCEALKNGMPAVSRLLQMPLFSDVLLTNSEKPQFKIPTKLKEALKISKECIEKRLTEEQKLIHQHRRLTRAQSHHGSEEEKKKRKILARKKSKRSANESGEEHSAKYSNSNNSAGSGASSPLTSPSSPTPPSTAGASSIPPAPPLPPAAPAPSTEVPTSRPDASRGALLSSIQNFQKGTLKKTQTCDYSAPRIS; encoded by the exons GAATACATAATCCGTGTCCAGAGAGGAGTTTCAACAGAAAACAGTTGGCAG attgTGAGGCGATATAGTGACTTTGACTTACTGAATAACAGCCTGCAG ATCTCAGCTCTAAGTCTACCTCTTCCTCCAAAAAAGTTGATTGGAAATATGGAGCGTGAATTCATCGCTGAAAGACAGAAGGGACTCCAGGCCTATCTGGATGTAATTACTACCCATCACATACTGTCTAACTGTGAACTGGTAAAGAAATTCTTGGACCCAAACAGCTATTCTGTAAATTACACTG aaattgCCTTACAGCATGTTTCAATGTTCTTCCGATCAGAGCCAAAGTGGGAGGTAGTTGAACCATTAAAAGATATAG GTTGGCGAATACGTAAGAAGTAtttcttaatgaaaattaaGAATCAACCAAAGGAACGGCTAGTGTTAAGCTGG GCTGATCTTGGCCCTGATAAGTACTTGTCTGACAGAGACTTACAGTATGCTGTGAAActtctttcttcctgttct CATCCCTATATTTACAAAATCACTTTTGCCACTGCCAATGAATCTTCAGCGCTGGTTATTAGACCATTCAGTGAAAAAGGGACACTAAAGGACCTTATTTATAAG GCAAAGCCAAAAGATCCATTCCTGAAGAAGTACTGCAATCCTAAAAAAATTCAAGGTCTTGAActtcagcaaataaaaacatatgGAAGGCAAATATTAGAG gtattaAAATTCTTGCATGAGAAAGGATTTCCTTATGGCCATCTTCACTCTGCCAATGTGATGCTGGATGGGGATACCTGCAAGTTACTGGATCTAGAAAATTCCTTGTTGGGACTTCCATCATTTTATCGATCATACTTTTCACAGTTTCGGAAAATTAAT ACTTTAGAGGGTGTTGATGTTCATTGCTTTGGACACTTACTGTATGAAATGACCTATGGAAGACCCCCAGACACGATTCCAGTGGAGAGCTTCCCCCCTGCTCCATCAGTGTTTGTTG TGTCAGTGTTGGAGTCCATTCTGACTTGTGAAGCTCTGAAGAATGGGATGCCAGCTGTCTCACGGCTCTTACAGATGCC ATTATTCAGTGATGTCCTGCTAACAAACTCCGAGAAACCACAGTTTAAG ATTCCTACTAAGCTAAAAGAGGCATTGAAAATCTCCAAGGAATGCATAGAAAAGCGATTaacagaagaacagaaattG ATTCACCAGCACAGAAGGCTGACAAGAGCTCAATCTCATCATGgctctgaagaagaaaaaaagaaaaggaagatctTGGCACGAAAA AAGTCAAAACGCTCTGCCAATGAAAGTGGGGAAGAACACTCAGCCAAATACAGCAACTCAAATAACTCAG CAGGCTCTGGGGCGAGTTCCCCTTTAACATCTCCATCATCCCCCACTCCACCCTCCACAGCAG GAGCATCGTCCATACCCCCAGCACCGCccctgccaccagcagctcctgccccgaGCACAGAGGTGCCGACGTCGCGGCCCGACGCAAGCCGAGGAGCCTTGCTCAGCTCCATTCAAAACTTTCAGAAAGGAActctgaagaaaacacagacGTGTGACTACAGTGCTCCCAGGATCAGCTGA
- the PXK gene encoding PX domain-containing protein kinase-like protein isoform X2: protein MAFMEKPPPGKVLLDDTVPLTAQIEASQSLHSHTEYIIRVQRGVSTENSWQIVRRYSDFDLLNNSLQISALSLPLPPKKLIGNMEREFIAERQKGLQAYLDVITTHHILSNCELVKKFLDPNSYSVNYTEIALQHVSMFFRSEPKWEVVEPLKDIGWRIRKKYFLMKIKNQPKERLVLSWADLGPDKYLSDRDLQYAVKLLSSCSHPYIYKITFATANESSALVIRPFSEKGTLKDLIYKAKPKDPFLKKYCNPKKIQGLELQQIKTYGRQILEVLKFLHEKGFPYGHLHSANVMLDGDTCKLLDLENSLLGLPSFYRSYFSQFRKINTLEGVDVHCFGHLLYEMTYGRPPDTIPVESFPPAPSVFVVSVLESILTCEALKNGMPAVSRLLQMPLFSDVLLTNSEKPQFKIPTKLKEALKISKECIEKRLTEEQKLIHQHRRLTRAQSHHGSEEEKKKRKILARKKSKRSANESGEEHSAKYSNSNNSGSGASSPLTSPSSPTPPSTAGASSIPPAPPLPPAAPAPSTEVPTSRPDASRGALLSSIQNFQKGTLKKTQTCDYSAPRIS, encoded by the exons GAATACATAATCCGTGTCCAGAGAGGAGTTTCAACAGAAAACAGTTGGCAG attgTGAGGCGATATAGTGACTTTGACTTACTGAATAACAGCCTGCAG ATCTCAGCTCTAAGTCTACCTCTTCCTCCAAAAAAGTTGATTGGAAATATGGAGCGTGAATTCATCGCTGAAAGACAGAAGGGACTCCAGGCCTATCTGGATGTAATTACTACCCATCACATACTGTCTAACTGTGAACTGGTAAAGAAATTCTTGGACCCAAACAGCTATTCTGTAAATTACACTG aaattgCCTTACAGCATGTTTCAATGTTCTTCCGATCAGAGCCAAAGTGGGAGGTAGTTGAACCATTAAAAGATATAG GTTGGCGAATACGTAAGAAGTAtttcttaatgaaaattaaGAATCAACCAAAGGAACGGCTAGTGTTAAGCTGG GCTGATCTTGGCCCTGATAAGTACTTGTCTGACAGAGACTTACAGTATGCTGTGAAActtctttcttcctgttct CATCCCTATATTTACAAAATCACTTTTGCCACTGCCAATGAATCTTCAGCGCTGGTTATTAGACCATTCAGTGAAAAAGGGACACTAAAGGACCTTATTTATAAG GCAAAGCCAAAAGATCCATTCCTGAAGAAGTACTGCAATCCTAAAAAAATTCAAGGTCTTGAActtcagcaaataaaaacatatgGAAGGCAAATATTAGAG gtattaAAATTCTTGCATGAGAAAGGATTTCCTTATGGCCATCTTCACTCTGCCAATGTGATGCTGGATGGGGATACCTGCAAGTTACTGGATCTAGAAAATTCCTTGTTGGGACTTCCATCATTTTATCGATCATACTTTTCACAGTTTCGGAAAATTAAT ACTTTAGAGGGTGTTGATGTTCATTGCTTTGGACACTTACTGTATGAAATGACCTATGGAAGACCCCCAGACACGATTCCAGTGGAGAGCTTCCCCCCTGCTCCATCAGTGTTTGTTG TGTCAGTGTTGGAGTCCATTCTGACTTGTGAAGCTCTGAAGAATGGGATGCCAGCTGTCTCACGGCTCTTACAGATGCC ATTATTCAGTGATGTCCTGCTAACAAACTCCGAGAAACCACAGTTTAAG ATTCCTACTAAGCTAAAAGAGGCATTGAAAATCTCCAAGGAATGCATAGAAAAGCGATTaacagaagaacagaaattG ATTCACCAGCACAGAAGGCTGACAAGAGCTCAATCTCATCATGgctctgaagaagaaaaaaagaaaaggaagatctTGGCACGAAAA AAGTCAAAACGCTCTGCCAATGAAAGTGGGGAAGAACACTCAGCCAAATACAGCAACTCAAATAACTCAG GCTCTGGGGCGAGTTCCCCTTTAACATCTCCATCATCCCCCACTCCACCCTCCACAGCAG GAGCATCGTCCATACCCCCAGCACCGCccctgccaccagcagctcctgccccgaGCACAGAGGTGCCGACGTCGCGGCCCGACGCAAGCCGAGGAGCCTTGCTCAGCTCCATTCAAAACTTTCAGAAAGGAActctgaagaaaacacagacGTGTGACTACAGTGCTCCCAGGATCAGCTGA
- the PXK gene encoding PX domain-containing protein kinase-like protein isoform X3 — protein sequence MAFMEKPPPGKVLLDDTVPLTAQIEASQSLHSHTEYIIRVQRGVSTENSWQIVRRYSDFDLLNNSLQISALSLPLPPKKLIGNMEREFIAERQKGLQAYLDVITTHHILSNCELVKKFLDPNSYSVNYTEIALQHVSMFFRSEPKWEVVEPLKDIGWRIRKKYFLMKIKNQPKERLVLSWADLGPDKYLSDRDLQYAVKLLSSCSHPYIYKITFATANESSALVIRPFSEKGTLKDLIYKAKPKDPFLKKYCNPKKIQGLELQQIKTYGRQILEVLKFLHEKGFPYGHLHSANVMLDGDTCKLLDLENSLLGLPSFYRSYFSQFRKINTLEGVDVHCFGHLLYEMTYGRPPDTIPVESFPPAPSVFVVSVLESILTCEALKNGMPAVSRLLQMPLFSDVLLTNSEKPQFKIPTKLKEALKISKECIEKRLTEEQKLIHQHRRLTRAQSHHGSEEEKKKRKILARKKSKRSANESGEEHSAKYSNSNNSAGSGASSPLTSPSSPTPPSTAGIKFTASDLLPIPFNTLF from the exons GAATACATAATCCGTGTCCAGAGAGGAGTTTCAACAGAAAACAGTTGGCAG attgTGAGGCGATATAGTGACTTTGACTTACTGAATAACAGCCTGCAG ATCTCAGCTCTAAGTCTACCTCTTCCTCCAAAAAAGTTGATTGGAAATATGGAGCGTGAATTCATCGCTGAAAGACAGAAGGGACTCCAGGCCTATCTGGATGTAATTACTACCCATCACATACTGTCTAACTGTGAACTGGTAAAGAAATTCTTGGACCCAAACAGCTATTCTGTAAATTACACTG aaattgCCTTACAGCATGTTTCAATGTTCTTCCGATCAGAGCCAAAGTGGGAGGTAGTTGAACCATTAAAAGATATAG GTTGGCGAATACGTAAGAAGTAtttcttaatgaaaattaaGAATCAACCAAAGGAACGGCTAGTGTTAAGCTGG GCTGATCTTGGCCCTGATAAGTACTTGTCTGACAGAGACTTACAGTATGCTGTGAAActtctttcttcctgttct CATCCCTATATTTACAAAATCACTTTTGCCACTGCCAATGAATCTTCAGCGCTGGTTATTAGACCATTCAGTGAAAAAGGGACACTAAAGGACCTTATTTATAAG GCAAAGCCAAAAGATCCATTCCTGAAGAAGTACTGCAATCCTAAAAAAATTCAAGGTCTTGAActtcagcaaataaaaacatatgGAAGGCAAATATTAGAG gtattaAAATTCTTGCATGAGAAAGGATTTCCTTATGGCCATCTTCACTCTGCCAATGTGATGCTGGATGGGGATACCTGCAAGTTACTGGATCTAGAAAATTCCTTGTTGGGACTTCCATCATTTTATCGATCATACTTTTCACAGTTTCGGAAAATTAAT ACTTTAGAGGGTGTTGATGTTCATTGCTTTGGACACTTACTGTATGAAATGACCTATGGAAGACCCCCAGACACGATTCCAGTGGAGAGCTTCCCCCCTGCTCCATCAGTGTTTGTTG TGTCAGTGTTGGAGTCCATTCTGACTTGTGAAGCTCTGAAGAATGGGATGCCAGCTGTCTCACGGCTCTTACAGATGCC ATTATTCAGTGATGTCCTGCTAACAAACTCCGAGAAACCACAGTTTAAG ATTCCTACTAAGCTAAAAGAGGCATTGAAAATCTCCAAGGAATGCATAGAAAAGCGATTaacagaagaacagaaattG ATTCACCAGCACAGAAGGCTGACAAGAGCTCAATCTCATCATGgctctgaagaagaaaaaaagaaaaggaagatctTGGCACGAAAA AAGTCAAAACGCTCTGCCAATGAAAGTGGGGAAGAACACTCAGCCAAATACAGCAACTCAAATAACTCAG CAGGCTCTGGGGCGAGTTCCCCTTTAACATCTCCATCATCCCCCACTCCACCCTCCACAGCAG GCATCAAGTTTACAGCATCTGATTTACTTCCTATTCCTTTTAACACACTCTTTTAA
- the PXK gene encoding PX domain-containing protein kinase-like protein isoform X7, with the protein MAFMEKPPPGKVLLDDTVPLTAQIEASQSLHSHTEYIIRVQRGVSTENSWQIVRRYSDFDLLNNSLQISALSLPLPPKKLIGNMEREFIAERQKGLQAYLDVITTHHILSNCELVKKFLDPNSYSVNYTEIALQHVSMFFRSEPKWEVVEPLKDIGWRIRKKYFLMKIKNQPKERLVLSWADLGPDKYLSDRDLQYAVKLLSSCSHPYIYKITFATANESSALVIRPFSEKGTLKDLIYKAKPKDPFLKKYCNPKKIQGLELQQIKTYGRQILEVLKFLHEKGFPYGHLHSANVMLDGDTCKLLDLENSLLGLPSFYRSYFSQFRKINTLEGVDVHCFGHLLYEMTYGRPPDTIPVESFPPAPSVFVVSVLESILTCEALKNGMPAVSRLLQMPLFSDVLLTNSEKPQFKIPTKLKEALKISKECIEKRLTEEQKLIHQHRRLTRAQSHHGSEEEKKKRKILARKKSKRSANESGEEHSAKYSNSNNSGSGASSPLTSPSSPTPPSTAEHASF; encoded by the exons GAATACATAATCCGTGTCCAGAGAGGAGTTTCAACAGAAAACAGTTGGCAG attgTGAGGCGATATAGTGACTTTGACTTACTGAATAACAGCCTGCAG ATCTCAGCTCTAAGTCTACCTCTTCCTCCAAAAAAGTTGATTGGAAATATGGAGCGTGAATTCATCGCTGAAAGACAGAAGGGACTCCAGGCCTATCTGGATGTAATTACTACCCATCACATACTGTCTAACTGTGAACTGGTAAAGAAATTCTTGGACCCAAACAGCTATTCTGTAAATTACACTG aaattgCCTTACAGCATGTTTCAATGTTCTTCCGATCAGAGCCAAAGTGGGAGGTAGTTGAACCATTAAAAGATATAG GTTGGCGAATACGTAAGAAGTAtttcttaatgaaaattaaGAATCAACCAAAGGAACGGCTAGTGTTAAGCTGG GCTGATCTTGGCCCTGATAAGTACTTGTCTGACAGAGACTTACAGTATGCTGTGAAActtctttcttcctgttct CATCCCTATATTTACAAAATCACTTTTGCCACTGCCAATGAATCTTCAGCGCTGGTTATTAGACCATTCAGTGAAAAAGGGACACTAAAGGACCTTATTTATAAG GCAAAGCCAAAAGATCCATTCCTGAAGAAGTACTGCAATCCTAAAAAAATTCAAGGTCTTGAActtcagcaaataaaaacatatgGAAGGCAAATATTAGAG gtattaAAATTCTTGCATGAGAAAGGATTTCCTTATGGCCATCTTCACTCTGCCAATGTGATGCTGGATGGGGATACCTGCAAGTTACTGGATCTAGAAAATTCCTTGTTGGGACTTCCATCATTTTATCGATCATACTTTTCACAGTTTCGGAAAATTAAT ACTTTAGAGGGTGTTGATGTTCATTGCTTTGGACACTTACTGTATGAAATGACCTATGGAAGACCCCCAGACACGATTCCAGTGGAGAGCTTCCCCCCTGCTCCATCAGTGTTTGTTG TGTCAGTGTTGGAGTCCATTCTGACTTGTGAAGCTCTGAAGAATGGGATGCCAGCTGTCTCACGGCTCTTACAGATGCC ATTATTCAGTGATGTCCTGCTAACAAACTCCGAGAAACCACAGTTTAAG ATTCCTACTAAGCTAAAAGAGGCATTGAAAATCTCCAAGGAATGCATAGAAAAGCGATTaacagaagaacagaaattG ATTCACCAGCACAGAAGGCTGACAAGAGCTCAATCTCATCATGgctctgaagaagaaaaaaagaaaaggaagatctTGGCACGAAAA AAGTCAAAACGCTCTGCCAATGAAAGTGGGGAAGAACACTCAGCCAAATACAGCAACTCAAATAACTCAG GCTCTGGGGCGAGTTCCCCTTTAACATCTCCATCATCCCCCACTCCACCCTCCACAGCAG AGCATGCATCATTTTGA
- the PXK gene encoding PX domain-containing protein kinase-like protein isoform X5 — protein sequence MAFMEKPPPGKVLLDDTVPLTAQIEASQSLHSHTEYIIRVQRGVSTENSWQIVRRYSDFDLLNNSLQISALSLPLPPKKLIGNMEREFIAERQKGLQAYLDVITTHHILSNCELVKKFLDPNSYSVNYTEIALQHVSMFFRSEPKWEVVEPLKDIGWRIRKKYFLMKIKNQPKERLVLSWADLGPDKYLSDRDLQYAVKLLSSCSHPYIYKITFATANESSALVIRPFSEKGTLKDLIYKAKPKDPFLKKYCNPKKIQGLELQQIKTYGRQILEVLKFLHEKGFPYGHLHSANVMLDGDTCKLLDLENSLLGLPSFYRSYFSQFRKINTLEGVDVHCFGHLLYEMTYGRPPDTIPVESFPPAPSVFVVSVLESILTCEALKNGMPAVSRLLQMPLFSDVLLTNSEKPQFKIPTKLKEALKISKECIEKRLTEEQKLIHQHRRLTRAQSHHGSEEEKKKRKILARKKSKRSANESGEEHSAKYSNSNNSAGSGASSPLTSPSSPTPPSTAEHASF from the exons GAATACATAATCCGTGTCCAGAGAGGAGTTTCAACAGAAAACAGTTGGCAG attgTGAGGCGATATAGTGACTTTGACTTACTGAATAACAGCCTGCAG ATCTCAGCTCTAAGTCTACCTCTTCCTCCAAAAAAGTTGATTGGAAATATGGAGCGTGAATTCATCGCTGAAAGACAGAAGGGACTCCAGGCCTATCTGGATGTAATTACTACCCATCACATACTGTCTAACTGTGAACTGGTAAAGAAATTCTTGGACCCAAACAGCTATTCTGTAAATTACACTG aaattgCCTTACAGCATGTTTCAATGTTCTTCCGATCAGAGCCAAAGTGGGAGGTAGTTGAACCATTAAAAGATATAG GTTGGCGAATACGTAAGAAGTAtttcttaatgaaaattaaGAATCAACCAAAGGAACGGCTAGTGTTAAGCTGG GCTGATCTTGGCCCTGATAAGTACTTGTCTGACAGAGACTTACAGTATGCTGTGAAActtctttcttcctgttct CATCCCTATATTTACAAAATCACTTTTGCCACTGCCAATGAATCTTCAGCGCTGGTTATTAGACCATTCAGTGAAAAAGGGACACTAAAGGACCTTATTTATAAG GCAAAGCCAAAAGATCCATTCCTGAAGAAGTACTGCAATCCTAAAAAAATTCAAGGTCTTGAActtcagcaaataaaaacatatgGAAGGCAAATATTAGAG gtattaAAATTCTTGCATGAGAAAGGATTTCCTTATGGCCATCTTCACTCTGCCAATGTGATGCTGGATGGGGATACCTGCAAGTTACTGGATCTAGAAAATTCCTTGTTGGGACTTCCATCATTTTATCGATCATACTTTTCACAGTTTCGGAAAATTAAT ACTTTAGAGGGTGTTGATGTTCATTGCTTTGGACACTTACTGTATGAAATGACCTATGGAAGACCCCCAGACACGATTCCAGTGGAGAGCTTCCCCCCTGCTCCATCAGTGTTTGTTG TGTCAGTGTTGGAGTCCATTCTGACTTGTGAAGCTCTGAAGAATGGGATGCCAGCTGTCTCACGGCTCTTACAGATGCC ATTATTCAGTGATGTCCTGCTAACAAACTCCGAGAAACCACAGTTTAAG ATTCCTACTAAGCTAAAAGAGGCATTGAAAATCTCCAAGGAATGCATAGAAAAGCGATTaacagaagaacagaaattG ATTCACCAGCACAGAAGGCTGACAAGAGCTCAATCTCATCATGgctctgaagaagaaaaaaagaaaaggaagatctTGGCACGAAAA AAGTCAAAACGCTCTGCCAATGAAAGTGGGGAAGAACACTCAGCCAAATACAGCAACTCAAATAACTCAG CAGGCTCTGGGGCGAGTTCCCCTTTAACATCTCCATCATCCCCCACTCCACCCTCCACAGCAG AGCATGCATCATTTTGA